The proteins below come from a single Mesobacillus jeotgali genomic window:
- a CDS encoding (Fe-S)-binding protein, whose translation MNGLLWINLIAFLLVTAYAVSLFVYVVKTRIEYIKLGKKSEFDDDIKDRWRRILVHVFGQKRLLKDKKSGAIHVMFFYGFLLVQFGAIDFIWKGIKPGSHLPLGPLYPGFTFFQELVTLTILVAVVWAFYRRYVEKLVRLKRGFKNGLVLLFIGGLMLSVLLGNGMSMIWHGHEGTWTEPVASLIAAAFSGIPEAAAITIFYIAWWIHLLFLLAFLVYVPQSKHAHLIAGPANVYLTRVDSPGKITKIDFEDETQETFGAGKITDFNYEQMIDFYACVECGRCTNMCPATGTGKMLSPMDLIVKLRDHLTLTGAAVTSKQPWVPTFAFSNTKGNQLALAAAGQGANEAAAGLAYSPSMIGDVITEEEIWACTTCRNCEDQCPVMNEHVDKIIDLRRYLVLTEGKMDADAQRAMTNIERQGNPWGLNRKEKENWRELRDDVVIPTVKEMKKADEEFEYLFWVGAMGSFDNRSQKIALSFAKLLNEAGVKFAILGNKEKNSGDTPRRLGNEFLFQELATKNIEEFEKNEVKKIVTIDPHAYNIFKNEYPDFGFEGEVYHHTELLAQLVKEGKLVPKHAVNETITFHDSCYLGRYNEVYDAPRDILKAIPGVDLKEMERNRDTAMCCGAGGGLMWMEEETGHRINVSRTEQALAVNPSVISSGCPYCLTMLSDGTKAKEVEENVDTLDVAELLEKSVFGEIKPLVS comes from the coding sequence ATGAACGGTCTGCTATGGATTAATCTTATCGCGTTCTTACTTGTAACCGCTTACGCTGTCAGCTTGTTTGTATACGTGGTAAAGACGAGAATCGAGTACATCAAGCTCGGCAAGAAATCAGAGTTTGATGATGATATCAAGGATCGCTGGAGAAGAATCCTTGTCCATGTATTTGGCCAGAAAAGGCTATTAAAGGACAAGAAAAGCGGTGCGATCCACGTTATGTTTTTTTATGGATTCCTCCTTGTCCAGTTTGGAGCAATTGATTTTATCTGGAAAGGAATCAAGCCTGGCTCACATTTGCCTTTAGGCCCTCTATATCCAGGTTTCACGTTTTTTCAGGAACTCGTTACGCTTACGATTCTAGTAGCGGTTGTATGGGCTTTTTACCGCAGATATGTAGAAAAGCTTGTCCGTCTGAAGCGCGGCTTTAAAAATGGACTTGTACTTCTGTTCATTGGCGGACTAATGCTTTCTGTATTGCTCGGAAACGGAATGAGCATGATCTGGCATGGCCATGAAGGAACTTGGACTGAACCGGTCGCATCTCTGATTGCGGCAGCATTCAGCGGAATTCCTGAGGCAGCTGCCATCACGATTTTCTATATCGCATGGTGGATTCACCTATTATTCCTGCTTGCGTTCCTGGTGTACGTACCGCAGTCCAAGCATGCTCACTTGATTGCCGGACCGGCCAATGTTTATTTAACAAGGGTTGATTCACCTGGAAAAATTACAAAGATCGATTTTGAAGATGAAACACAGGAAACATTCGGTGCAGGTAAAATCACTGATTTTAATTATGAACAGATGATCGACTTCTATGCTTGCGTAGAATGTGGACGCTGTACGAATATGTGTCCGGCAACAGGCACTGGAAAAATGCTGTCGCCAATGGACCTGATCGTCAAGCTGCGTGACCATTTGACACTTACGGGTGCAGCTGTCACTTCAAAACAGCCATGGGTGCCGACATTTGCTTTCTCCAACACAAAGGGCAACCAGCTCGCTTTGGCGGCTGCCGGCCAGGGTGCGAATGAAGCTGCTGCAGGCCTTGCTTACAGCCCAAGCATGATTGGCGATGTTATCACAGAAGAAGAAATCTGGGCTTGTACAACTTGCCGTAACTGTGAAGACCAATGTCCGGTCATGAACGAACACGTTGACAAAATCATCGACCTTCGCCGTTACCTTGTTTTGACTGAAGGTAAGATGGATGCTGACGCACAGCGTGCTATGACGAATATCGAGCGCCAGGGCAACCCATGGGGCTTGAACCGTAAGGAAAAGGAAAACTGGCGCGAGCTTCGCGACGATGTTGTCATTCCTACGGTAAAAGAAATGAAAAAGGCAGACGAAGAATTCGAATACTTATTCTGGGTTGGCGCGATGGGTTCCTTTGACAACCGCAGCCAGAAGATTGCCCTTTCGTTCGCTAAGCTATTGAACGAAGCAGGCGTCAAGTTCGCTATCCTTGGAAACAAGGAAAAGAACTCTGGTGATACACCACGCCGCCTTGGCAACGAGTTCCTATTCCAGGAGCTTGCGACAAAGAATATTGAAGAATTCGAGAAAAATGAAGTGAAGAAGATCGTGACGATCGACCCTCACGCATATAATATCTTTAAGAATGAATATCCTGATTTCGGCTTTGAAGGCGAGGTTTACCACCACACTGAGCTTCTGGCGCAATTAGTGAAAGAAGGAAAGCTCGTTCCGAAGCATGCAGTGAACGAAACAATCACTTTCCATGATTCCTGCTACCTTGGCCGCTATAACGAAGTATATGACGCACCGCGTGATATCCTCAAAGCGATTCCAGGAGTGGATCTAAAGGAAATGGAACGCAACCGCGATACGGCAATGTGCTGTGGCGCAGGCGGCGGCTTGATGTGGATGGAAGAAGAAACAGGACACAGAATCAATGTATCCCGTACAGAACAGGCCCTTGCAGTGAACCCATCCGTCATCAGTTCCGGATGCCCATACTGCCTGACAATGCTCTCCGATGGAACCAAAGCGAAGGAAGTAGAAGAAAACGTCGATACACTAGACGTAGCAGAACTACTTGAAAAATCCGTTTTTGGTGAGATTAAACCGCTTGTTTCTTAA
- a CDS encoding DUF1540 domain-containing protein, with protein MKIEVKCEVENCKYWAEGDQCVADSILVVANTGKQALNERETICDTFEKM; from the coding sequence ATGAAGATCGAAGTTAAATGCGAAGTAGAAAACTGCAAATATTGGGCTGAAGGCGATCAATGTGTTGCCGATTCCATCCTTGTAGTAGCGAATACCGGAAAACAGGCACTAAATGAACGTGAAACCATTTGTGATACATTCGAAAAGATGTAA
- the speB gene encoding agmatinase, whose protein sequence is MRFDEAYSGNVFIGSHSNYQESKAVLYGMPMDWTVSYRPGSRFGPTRIREVSIGLEEYSPYLDREMADLNYFDAGDIPLPFGNAQKSLDLIEEYVDKLLAEEKFPLGMGGEHLVSWPVMKSVAKKYEDLAIIHFDAHTDLREHYEGEPLSHSTPIRKIAEHIGPKNVYSFGIRSGMKEEFEWAKEVGMHISKFEVLEPLKEVLPTLAGRPVYVTIDIDVLDPAHAPGTGTVDAGGITSKELLASIHAIANSGVNVVGADLVEVAPIYDTSEMTANTASKIIREMLLGFVK, encoded by the coding sequence ATGCGTTTTGATGAAGCCTATTCTGGCAATGTTTTTATCGGCAGCCATTCAAACTATCAGGAAAGCAAGGCGGTCCTTTATGGTATGCCTATGGACTGGACTGTCAGCTACCGTCCTGGTTCACGCTTTGGCCCGACTCGTATTCGCGAGGTATCGATCGGCCTTGAAGAGTACAGCCCTTATCTTGACCGCGAGATGGCTGATCTGAACTATTTCGATGCAGGAGATATTCCGCTGCCATTCGGCAATGCCCAAAAGAGTCTTGATTTGATTGAGGAATACGTGGACAAGCTTTTGGCTGAAGAGAAATTCCCGCTTGGCATGGGCGGAGAGCATCTGGTGTCCTGGCCGGTCATGAAGTCAGTCGCGAAAAAGTATGAAGACCTTGCCATCATCCACTTTGATGCACATACAGATCTTCGCGAACATTATGAAGGTGAACCATTGTCGCACTCAACGCCGATCCGCAAGATTGCTGAGCACATTGGCCCTAAAAATGTGTACTCATTCGGTATCCGTTCTGGCATGAAGGAAGAATTCGAGTGGGCAAAGGAAGTGGGCATGCATATTTCCAAGTTTGAAGTTCTTGAACCTTTAAAGGAAGTATTGCCGACACTTGCCGGCCGTCCGGTATATGTCACAATCGACATTGACGTCCTTGATCCTGCACATGCGCCTGGGACAGGAACCGTTGACGCTGGCGGAATCACTTCCAAGGAGCTGCTTGCATCAATCCATGCGATCGCAAACTCCGGTGTGAACGTTGTCGGAGCTGACCTTGTCGAAGTCGCTCCAATCTATGATACATCCGAAATGACCGCAAACACTGCAAGCAAAATCATCCGTGAAATGTTGCTTGGGTTTGTAAAATAA
- a CDS encoding DUF1934 domain-containing protein — MSSKPADQIPVKVTVKTAIYSGKEKETFELTTFGRYYTKANSSYLQYDEVTEEGDVNTTVKISGDEVLILRSGAIKMRLHFLLNKKTPGNYKTQYGLLETSALTKRLDTDFNETKQEGHVDLLYDMAIQGASAGTYHLTINYKEEGK, encoded by the coding sequence GTGTCTAGTAAACCCGCTGATCAGATTCCTGTCAAAGTGACGGTAAAAACGGCGATTTACAGTGGCAAAGAGAAGGAAACTTTTGAATTGACCACTTTTGGCCGATACTATACAAAGGCGAACAGCTCTTACCTCCAATATGATGAAGTGACGGAGGAAGGAGATGTCAATACGACGGTTAAGATATCAGGGGACGAAGTGCTGATTTTGCGCAGCGGCGCGATCAAGATGAGGCTTCATTTTCTGCTGAATAAAAAAACTCCGGGGAATTATAAGACCCAATATGGTCTTCTCGAGACCTCGGCGCTCACGAAGCGGCTCGATACTGATTTTAACGAGACAAAGCAGGAGGGCCATGTGGACTTGCTGTATGATATGGCGATACAGGGCGCGAGTGCAGGTACATACCATTTAACGATCAATTATAAGGAGGAAGGCAAATGA
- the cls gene encoding cardiolipin synthase, protein MDFGWILIAIIAGLFLWVYVDFMLGRKKHLANAKTNTLPVRESNLAIFAEGPKLFEDLFSELKNAKQHIHILFYIVQDDKISQKFLSILKQKVKDGVEVRLMVDWVGSGLKRKTIKSLKAAGVEFAYSQMPKLPFLFYSSQVRNHRKITVIDGKIAYLGGFNIGNEYNNQDPKLSPWRDYHLKMTGEGVTDLQSEFLEDWRAAAKVNLLQNKAYFPSLEKGTIRQQLVPTEGILLEEMMSDLISNAKTSIFIGTPYFIPSKRVFSLLRDAIKRGVSVTVLVPLVSDHALVKEASYPYLRTLIRDGAEVYQYLNGFYHSKALLVDDTVCDIGTANFDKRSMFLNYELNCLIYDVDFIKKIKLILTEDILNSRKAALDDFTRSLLKEKAASTISYFL, encoded by the coding sequence ATGGATTTTGGATGGATTTTGATTGCAATAATAGCTGGCCTTTTCCTCTGGGTCTACGTTGATTTCATGCTCGGCAGAAAGAAGCATCTGGCAAACGCGAAAACAAATACACTGCCGGTCCGGGAAAGCAACCTTGCCATTTTTGCCGAAGGCCCTAAATTGTTCGAGGATCTTTTTTCCGAATTAAAAAACGCAAAGCAGCACATTCATATTTTGTTTTATATCGTCCAGGATGATAAAATCAGCCAGAAATTTCTCTCCATTTTAAAACAAAAAGTTAAGGACGGGGTCGAGGTGCGCCTTATGGTCGATTGGGTGGGCAGCGGACTGAAGCGCAAGACGATTAAATCGCTGAAGGCTGCCGGCGTGGAATTCGCTTATTCCCAAATGCCTAAATTGCCGTTCTTATTTTACTCGTCCCAGGTGCGGAACCACAGGAAAATCACCGTCATTGACGGAAAGATCGCTTATCTCGGCGGCTTCAATATCGGCAATGAATATAACAATCAGGATCCAAAGCTGTCGCCATGGCGCGATTATCACTTGAAAATGACCGGGGAAGGCGTTACCGATCTGCAATCAGAGTTCCTTGAAGATTGGCGTGCAGCTGCGAAGGTCAACTTGCTGCAAAATAAAGCCTATTTCCCTTCCCTCGAAAAAGGCACGATCCGTCAGCAGCTTGTTCCAACTGAAGGCATTCTTCTGGAGGAAATGATGTCAGACCTGATCAGCAATGCAAAGACTTCGATTTTTATTGGGACACCGTATTTCATTCCGAGCAAAAGGGTATTCAGCTTATTGCGGGATGCAATCAAAAGAGGTGTTTCAGTGACGGTTCTTGTCCCGCTCGTTTCCGACCATGCCCTTGTTAAAGAAGCTTCCTATCCTTATCTGAGGACTCTTATCAGGGATGGCGCAGAGGTCTATCAGTATTTAAATGGCTTTTATCATTCAAAGGCCCTGCTCGTGGATGATACGGTTTGTGACATTGGCACCGCCAATTTTGATAAAAGAAGCATGTTCTTAAATTATGAATTGAACTGCCTGATTTATGATGTTGATTTTATCAAAAAAATTAAGCTGATTCTGACAGAAGATATCCTGAACTCAAGGAAGGCCGCTTTGGATGACTTCACCCGTTCCTTGCTGAAGGAAAAAGCCGCGAGTACCATTTCCTATTTTTTATAA
- a CDS encoding M48 family metallopeptidase, with product MHNEYVCPDCSSAIPFNKGYVSWCDCGYNMDHSPSEKTGSKLNALYEKLGNKRGQKVFQELVSQQELRQRISFSKSLAFMAATIVHLISISLFLLGLYFLIFQNDHFMFIAAGLILLGIAWLARPRVPKLDKDEHLISRQEFPFLFEAVDQLADAMQVKRIDGIIIDDEFNASVVQVGWRRRKIIKIGLPLFSIMEPEEQLAILAHEFGHISNGDLTRSFYIGTALYTLQTWYELLNPVPIDEYDSMGFFEIPVYYFMAFLALIPYSIFLLLVHLLFDDSQKGEYLADERAAKAVGYKYLISSMEKFQYADTFYLKIRELAVRKNTMNLFHAVHEQIKIMPDREKERLSRLAQHETSKLDSTHPPTAYRINLLENLKAAPTSLAVGKGTLAMMQKELETQQTRIQEEVIENYRYVLNMY from the coding sequence TTGCATAATGAATATGTCTGTCCTGACTGCAGTTCAGCTATACCGTTCAATAAAGGCTATGTTTCATGGTGTGATTGCGGATATAATATGGATCACTCACCATCAGAAAAGACGGGCTCAAAGTTAAATGCTTTATATGAAAAGCTGGGAAATAAGCGGGGTCAAAAAGTTTTTCAAGAACTGGTTTCCCAACAGGAATTACGGCAGAGGATTTCTTTTTCAAAAAGCCTAGCTTTCATGGCAGCCACGATTGTTCACTTAATTAGCATCAGTTTATTTTTACTGGGCTTATACTTTCTTATCTTTCAAAACGATCATTTCATGTTCATCGCGGCAGGTTTAATTCTTTTGGGTATAGCCTGGCTGGCCAGGCCAAGAGTGCCAAAGCTGGACAAAGATGAGCACTTGATTTCCCGTCAGGAATTTCCGTTTTTATTCGAGGCTGTGGACCAATTAGCTGATGCTATGCAGGTAAAAAGGATTGATGGAATCATTATTGATGATGAATTCAATGCATCAGTAGTACAAGTTGGCTGGAGAAGAAGGAAAATCATTAAGATAGGGTTGCCGTTATTTTCTATTATGGAACCGGAAGAGCAGCTGGCAATCCTCGCACATGAATTTGGCCATATATCAAATGGTGATTTAACAAGATCATTTTATATTGGAACTGCCTTATATACGCTGCAGACATGGTATGAGCTTTTAAATCCTGTGCCAATCGATGAATATGACAGCATGGGATTCTTTGAAATACCTGTATACTATTTTATGGCATTTCTTGCATTAATCCCTTACTCAATATTCTTATTACTCGTACACCTGTTGTTTGACGATTCCCAGAAGGGTGAGTATCTAGCCGATGAAAGGGCTGCAAAAGCAGTAGGCTATAAATATTTAATCTCGTCAATGGAAAAATTCCAATACGCTGATACCTTTTATCTAAAGATAAGGGAGTTAGCGGTGCGGAAAAACACAATGAATTTATTTCATGCTGTTCATGAGCAAATAAAAATAATGCCAGACCGTGAGAAAGAGCGGCTCTCCCGTCTTGCACAACATGAGACATCTAAACTGGATTCGACTCACCCGCCGACAGCTTACCGCATCAACCTGCTTGAAAACTTGAAAGCTGCTCCTACTTCTTTAGCTGTAGGCAAGGGTACCTTAGCAATGATGCAGAAGGAACTTGAAACGCAGCAAACAAGGATTCAAGAGGAAGTAATCGAAAATTACCGGTACGTTTTGAATATGTATTAA
- the uvsE gene encoding UV DNA damage repair endonuclease UvsE: MIIRLGYVSTSISLWDASPSKALTFARYGQLPEDERREKLLSVTYQNLVNTERMIHYNIAHDIPLYRFSSSIAPLATHPEVMWDYVTPFRDKWLEIGALVKKHGIRTSFHPNQYTLFTSPREEVTANAIIDMEYHYGMLEAMGLENEALINIHIGGAYGNKEETILRFHENFAKLPEHIKKITTLENDDKTYNAEETLTACLKEDVPFMFDYHHHMANLCEESLEKLLPDGFTTWERTGLKPKIHISSPKTEKAYRSHADYVDPEFILPLIDILRGIGQDVDFMIEAKEKDKAALKLVEDLASIRGVKRIGGAVLEWK; encoded by the coding sequence ATGATTATTCGGTTGGGCTATGTATCCACCTCCATCAGCCTGTGGGATGCATCTCCATCCAAGGCACTTACATTCGCCCGTTATGGACAGCTGCCTGAAGACGAACGGCGTGAAAAGCTGCTTTCCGTAACCTACCAGAACCTTGTGAATACAGAAAGAATGATTCATTACAATATCGCCCACGATATACCTTTGTATCGGTTCTCAAGCTCGATTGCCCCGCTGGCGACCCATCCGGAGGTCATGTGGGATTATGTCACGCCGTTTCGCGACAAATGGCTCGAAATCGGTGCATTGGTGAAAAAGCATGGAATCCGGACAAGTTTCCACCCAAATCAATACACGCTGTTCACTTCTCCGAGGGAGGAAGTGACGGCTAATGCAATCATCGATATGGAATACCATTATGGCATGCTCGAAGCAATGGGACTGGAAAACGAAGCGCTAATCAACATCCATATTGGCGGGGCATATGGTAACAAAGAAGAAACGATATTGCGCTTCCATGAAAACTTCGCCAAACTTCCAGAGCATATCAAAAAAATCACCACACTTGAAAATGATGATAAAACGTACAATGCAGAAGAAACACTCACTGCCTGTTTGAAAGAAGACGTCCCCTTCATGTTTGATTATCATCATCACATGGCGAATCTTTGTGAGGAGTCTTTGGAAAAACTGCTTCCCGATGGCTTCACAACCTGGGAACGGACTGGTTTGAAACCTAAAATCCATATTTCTTCCCCTAAAACGGAAAAAGCGTATAGATCGCACGCGGATTACGTTGACCCTGAATTCATTCTGCCATTGATCGATATCCTCCGTGGCATCGGCCAGGATGTCGATTTCATGATTGAAGCGAAGGAGAAGGATAAAGCTGCTTTAAAACTGGTTGAGGATTTGGCCAGTATCCGCGGCGTGAAACGGATTGGCGGAGCTGTGTTGGAGTGGAAATGA
- the argS gene encoding arginine--tRNA ligase, which produces MNIVEQVQLKLKEEIKQAIIKAGLAGEDQIPAVILETPKEKAHGDYSTNMAMQLARVAKKAPRQIAEQLIENFDKSKASIEKIEIAGPGFINFYMDNSYLTDLIPAILEAGDNYGESKVGNGQKIQIEFVSANPTGDLHLGHARGAAVGDSLCNVLAKAGYDVSREYYINDAGNQINNLALSVEARYFQALGMEKPMPEDGYHGADIIGIGNTLAEEFGDKYVNVSDQERFDAFREYGLKYEMEKLKQDLENFRVKFDVWYSETSLYQNGKIDVALDALRENGHIYEEDGATWFRSSELGDDKDRVLIKQDGSYTYLLPDIAYHKDKLERGFEKLINIWGADHHGYIPRMKAAIQALGYNREALEVEIIQLVHLYKNGEKMKMSKRTGKAVTMRDLIDEVGLDAVRYFFAMRSADTHMDFDLDLAVSQSNENPVFYAQYAHARINSILRSAAEQGLIFDIEADFKHIQSEKEIDLLKKLGEFPLAVAEAAQKRMPHRISNYIFELASVFHSFYNAEKVLDLENKERTVARLSLIKTAQITLKNALELIGVSAPEKM; this is translated from the coding sequence ATGAATATAGTTGAACAGGTTCAATTGAAGCTGAAGGAAGAAATCAAGCAGGCGATCATCAAAGCTGGCCTTGCAGGGGAAGACCAGATTCCGGCGGTAATCCTGGAGACGCCTAAGGAAAAAGCGCACGGGGATTACTCCACGAATATGGCGATGCAGCTTGCGCGAGTGGCGAAAAAAGCCCCACGACAGATTGCAGAGCAGCTGATCGAGAACTTCGATAAAAGCAAGGCATCCATCGAGAAAATTGAAATTGCCGGACCTGGCTTCATCAATTTTTACATGGATAACAGCTATTTAACGGACTTGATTCCGGCAATCCTTGAAGCAGGAGACAACTATGGTGAATCGAAGGTAGGAAATGGCCAGAAGATCCAGATCGAGTTCGTTTCTGCCAACCCGACTGGCGACCTTCATCTTGGCCATGCACGCGGCGCAGCTGTCGGTGATTCACTTTGCAATGTGCTTGCAAAGGCTGGATACGATGTTTCCCGCGAGTATTATATCAATGATGCCGGAAATCAGATTAATAACCTGGCGCTGTCTGTTGAAGCCCGTTATTTCCAAGCGCTTGGCATGGAAAAGCCGATGCCTGAGGATGGCTATCATGGTGCTGATATCATCGGCATCGGGAATACTCTCGCTGAAGAGTTTGGCGATAAGTATGTGAATGTATCCGACCAGGAGCGCTTCGATGCTTTCCGTGAGTACGGCTTGAAATATGAAATGGAAAAGCTGAAGCAGGACCTTGAAAACTTCCGTGTTAAATTCGATGTTTGGTACTCGGAAACTTCTCTATATCAAAATGGCAAAATTGACGTTGCACTTGATGCATTGCGTGAAAATGGCCATATCTACGAAGAGGATGGCGCGACATGGTTCCGTTCATCAGAGCTTGGCGATGACAAGGACCGCGTGCTGATCAAGCAGGATGGCTCGTACACTTACCTGCTACCGGACATCGCTTACCATAAGGACAAGCTGGAGCGAGGCTTTGAAAAGCTGATCAACATCTGGGGAGCGGACCACCACGGTTATATCCCTCGTATGAAGGCAGCGATCCAGGCGCTTGGCTATAATCGCGAGGCGCTTGAAGTTGAAATCATCCAGCTCGTCCATCTTTACAAAAACGGCGAGAAGATGAAGATGAGCAAGCGTACAGGAAAGGCTGTCACAATGCGTGACCTGATTGATGAAGTAGGTCTGGACGCCGTTCGTTACTTCTTCGCAATGAGAAGTGCAGACACTCATATGGACTTCGACCTTGATCTAGCCGTATCCCAGTCAAATGAAAACCCAGTATTCTACGCACAGTATGCGCATGCCCGTATCAACAGTATCCTGCGTTCTGCTGCAGAACAAGGGTTGATTTTTGACATCGAGGCAGATTTCAAGCATATCCAGTCCGAGAAGGAAATCGACCTGCTTAAGAAATTAGGCGAATTCCCGCTGGCCGTTGCCGAAGCAGCCCAGAAGCGCATGCCGCATCGAATCTCCAACTATATTTTCGAACTGGCATCCGTATTCCACAGCTTCTACAACGCTGAAAAAGTATTAGATCTGGAGAATAAAGAAAGAACAGTGGCCCGCCTGTCGCTGATCAAGACAGCGCAGATCACTTTAAAGAATGCACTTGAGTTGATTGGGGTTTCGGCTCCGGAGAAGATGTAA
- a CDS encoding short-chain fatty acid transporter produces MKTLVSFFNRIMQRYLPDPFLFVIILTFVVFGLGLIFTDSGPYQMAQHWGGGFWSLLTFSMQMVLVLVTGHVLASSHIFKKGLGSLASLAKSPGQAIIIVTVVSMIASLINWGFGLVIGALFAKELAKRVQNVDYRLLIASAYGGFIVWHGGISGSIPLTIATEGHFSQDLIGIIPTDQTIFAGFNLLIILIMLIVLPVVNRLMMPGKDLTVTVDPALLDADVQAATIEQGAMTPAEKLENSKIISLLIGILGLVFLFYYFATNGFKLNLDIVNFLFLFLGILFHGTPKRFLEAVVNAVKGASGIIIQFPFYAGIMGMMTASGLAAVMSEGFVSISNEFTFPFFTFLSAGVVNFFVPSGGGQWAVQAPVMLEAAQTLGVSIPKTAMAVAWGDAWTNLIQPFWALPALAIAGLKAKDIMGYCVLMLIVSGVIISVGMLFF; encoded by the coding sequence ATGAAAACATTGGTTTCTTTTTTCAACCGCATCATGCAGCGGTATTTGCCTGATCCGTTTCTTTTTGTCATCATCTTAACTTTTGTTGTATTTGGGTTAGGCCTTATTTTTACCGACAGCGGTCCGTACCAGATGGCACAGCACTGGGGAGGCGGCTTTTGGAGCTTGCTGACGTTCTCGATGCAGATGGTGCTTGTCCTTGTGACAGGTCATGTTCTCGCAAGCAGCCATATTTTTAAAAAGGGTCTTGGCTCACTTGCTTCGCTGGCAAAATCACCAGGGCAGGCGATTATCATTGTTACTGTCGTATCGATGATTGCAAGCTTGATCAACTGGGGCTTCGGTCTGGTTATTGGTGCTCTTTTCGCGAAAGAGTTGGCGAAAAGGGTTCAAAATGTAGACTATAGGCTGTTAATTGCAAGCGCTTACGGAGGGTTCATCGTCTGGCATGGCGGTATTTCCGGGTCAATTCCGCTGACAATTGCGACGGAAGGCCACTTCTCGCAGGATTTGATTGGTATTATCCCGACAGATCAGACCATTTTTGCCGGCTTCAATCTTCTGATTATCTTAATTATGCTTATTGTATTGCCTGTGGTTAACCGCTTGATGATGCCTGGTAAGGATCTTACCGTGACAGTTGACCCTGCATTGCTTGACGCGGATGTTCAGGCAGCAACAATTGAGCAGGGAGCGATGACACCTGCTGAAAAACTGGAAAACAGCAAAATCATTTCTTTGTTGATTGGTATTCTTGGCCTTGTTTTTCTATTTTACTATTTTGCAACAAACGGATTTAAGCTGAATCTTGATATCGTCAACTTCCTGTTCCTGTTCCTTGGGATCCTGTTTCATGGCACGCCAAAGCGTTTCCTTGAGGCGGTCGTGAACGCGGTAAAAGGAGCGAGCGGGATTATCATTCAATTCCCTTTTTACGCAGGAATCATGGGAATGATGACAGCATCTGGCCTGGCCGCGGTCATGTCAGAGGGCTTTGTGTCGATTTCAAATGAATTCACTTTCCCATTCTTCACCTTCCTGAGTGCAGGTGTGGTGAACTTCTTCGTTCCATCTGGCGGTGGACAGTGGGCGGTACAGGCACCTGTCATGCTTGAAGCAGCCCAGACACTGGGAGTATCCATCCCGAAAACGGCAATGGCCGTTGCCTGGGGCGACGCGTGGACCAACCTGATTCAGCCATTCTGGGCACTGCCTGCACTGGCGATTGCCGGACTCAAGGCAAAAGACATCATGGGGTACTGTGTGCTGATGCTGATTGTTTCTGGGGTGATCATCTCGGTTGGAATGCTATTTTTCTAA